The following proteins come from a genomic window of Dreissena polymorpha isolate Duluth1 chromosome 1, UMN_Dpol_1.0, whole genome shotgun sequence:
- the LOC127864309 gene encoding uncharacterized protein LOC127864309, with translation METSLLICIIHKGEKLTMFCPDHNHLCCSKCVELNHRLCLQVTPLPQAARGKSTNFKNLSFRTENTLSQMKQCQTYQEDRMMSLKVSYKEHERLIVDGLRVNIISYLRECETSTVNTTHEHMQYPISEMRERIKNLLADFEKSTIKEKKEELNLKQAPLRVLRNSCIRLHYELFHLHVAIPKVLGKPELSFIASKKCLENIQQSDIFLKENFPNHVFTVNKKSVHNVKMPSDSEACWITAVCALPNGQVLVADRFNKKVKLLSQQYRVVSHLDVRDEPLDMCLITPTEVSVAVHDEVQFFTVSQSQLAKSRKLKLQHYCKGIAHNQGDLYICSGTALYKYTLSGELDCRLYEDTSANLRGKNHGGFILITFVICTEIF, from the coding sequence ACTATGCTTACAAGTAACTCCATTACCTCAGGCTGCCAGAGGGAAGTCAACCAACTTCAAGAATCTGTCTTTCAGAACGGAAAATACTCtttcacaaatgaaacaatgtCAGACATATCAGGAGGACAGAATGATGTCTCTTAAGGTTTCATACAAAGAACATGAGAGGCTTATTGTGGATGGTTTGCGTGTGAATATAATATCGTATTTACGCGAATGTGAAACCAGCACAGTTAATACAACACATGAACATATGCAATACCCTATCAGTGAAATGCGTGAAAGAATCAAAAATTTATTAGCAGATTTTGAGAAAAGCACTATTAAGGAGAAGAAAGAAGAGCTAAACCTGAAACAAGCTCCTCTCAGGGTTTTGAGAAACAGCTGCATTAGACTTCACTATGAATTGTTCCATCTCCATGTAGCCATTCCGAAAGTACTGGGTAAGCCTGAACTCTCATTTATTGCCAGTaaaaaatgtctggaaaatatacaacaatctgatatatttttaaaagagaaCTTTCCAaaccatgttttcactgtgaataagaagtctgtgcacaatgtgaAAATGCCAAGTGATTCAGAAGCATGCTGGATCACAGCAGTATGTGCTCTCCCAAATGGACAGGTCCTGGTTGCAGACAGATTTAATAAAAAAGTCAAGCTTCTGAGCCAGCAGTACCGTGTGGTGAGCCACTTGGATGTGAGGGATGAGCCACTGGACATGTGTCTTATCACACCAACTGAGGTTTCAGTGGCTGTGCATGATGAGGTCCAGTTTTTCACAGTAAGCCAGAGCCAGCTTGCCAAAAGCAGGAAGCTTAAGTTACAACATTATTGTAAAGGTATTGCCCACAACCAGGGTGACCTATATATCTGCTCTGGTACTGCTCTGTACAAGTACACATTGAGTGGTGAACTGGACTGCAGACTTTATGAAGATACATCAGCTAATTTAagaggtaagaatcatggtggattCATCCTAATAACATTTGTGATATGTACAGAGATTTTCTAG